One window of Sinorhizobium numidicum genomic DNA carries:
- a CDS encoding pyridoxal phosphate-dependent aminotransferase has product MTINATVKEVGFLPASRISSIGVSEILKIGARASAMKREGKPVIILGAGEPDFDTPDHVKRSAWEAIQRGETKYTALDGTPELKMAIREKFQRENGLIYETDEITVATGAKQILFNAMMATINPGDEVIIPTPYWTSYSDIVQICAGKPVLIACDAAAGFRLSAAQLEAAITPKTRWLLLNSPSNPSGAAYSAADYRPLLDVLLKHPHVWLLVDDMYEHIVYDDFRFVTPAALEPRLKERTLTVNGVSKAYAMTGWRIGYAGGPRELIKAMAVVQSQATSCPASVSQAASVAALTGPQDFLKERTASFRRRRDLVVSRLNAIDGLDCRVPEGAFYTFSGCAGLLGKVTPSGRKIETDTDFCTYLLEDAHVAVVPGSAFGLSPFFRISYATSEAELQEALARIAAACARLS; this is encoded by the coding sequence ATGACCATCAATGCAACGGTCAAGGAGGTGGGCTTTCTGCCCGCCTCGCGGATCTCCTCGATCGGCGTTTCGGAAATCCTGAAGATCGGCGCCCGTGCCAGCGCCATGAAGCGCGAGGGCAAGCCGGTCATCATCCTCGGCGCCGGCGAGCCGGATTTCGACACGCCGGACCACGTCAAGCGGTCGGCCTGGGAAGCGATCCAGCGCGGCGAGACGAAGTACACCGCGCTCGACGGCACGCCGGAGCTGAAGATGGCGATCCGCGAAAAGTTTCAGCGCGAGAACGGCCTCATCTACGAGACGGACGAGATCACCGTCGCGACCGGCGCCAAGCAGATCCTCTTCAACGCCATGATGGCGACGATCAATCCCGGCGACGAGGTGATCATCCCCACGCCCTACTGGACCTCCTATTCGGATATCGTCCAGATCTGCGCGGGCAAGCCGGTGCTGATCGCCTGCGATGCAGCGGCGGGGTTCCGCCTCTCGGCAGCACAGCTCGAAGCGGCGATCACGCCGAAGACGCGCTGGCTGCTCTTGAACTCGCCCTCGAACCCGTCGGGCGCCGCCTACAGCGCCGCCGACTACCGGCCGCTGCTCGACGTCCTGCTTAAGCATCCGCATGTCTGGCTGCTCGTCGACGACATGTACGAACATATCGTCTATGACGATTTCCGCTTCGTCACCCCGGCCGCGCTCGAGCCTCGTCTGAAAGAACGCACGCTGACCGTCAACGGAGTGTCGAAAGCCTATGCGATGACCGGCTGGCGGATTGGCTATGCCGGCGGCCCGCGCGAACTGATCAAGGCGATGGCGGTCGTGCAGAGCCAGGCGACTTCCTGCCCGGCATCGGTGAGCCAGGCAGCTTCCGTCGCGGCACTCACCGGCCCGCAGGATTTCTTGAAAGAGCGCACCGCGAGCTTCCGGCGCCGCCGCGACCTTGTGGTAAGCCGGCTCAATGCGATCGATGGTCTCGATTGCCGCGTGCCGGAAGGCGCGTTCTACACTTTCTCCGGTTGCGCCGGCCTGCTTGGTAAGGTGACACCCTCGGGCAGAAAGATCGAGACGGATACGGACTTCTGTACCTATCTCCTGGAAGACGCGCATGTCGCCGTCGTCCCGGGTTCCGCATTCGGGCTTTCGCCCTTCTTCCGTATTTCCTATGCGACCTCGGAGGCGGAACTGCAGGAAGCGCTCGCCCGCATCGCCGCCGCCTGCGCGCG